The sequence below is a genomic window from Oscillospiraceae bacterium.
ATCATATTGTTTCCTCAACCGATTCGGCTAAAAGAACTGAGAAATGGGAAGGGCTTGACGCAGACAGATATGGCGATTATGCTTAAACTGACCTTGCGCCAATATCAGAGGTACGAGCGCGGGGAGCAGGAGCCCAAATTGGCCGGCTGGCTTTTCCTGGCGGATTTCTTCAACGTCTCCCTGGACTACCTGGTGGGCCGCTCCGACGACCCCGCCCCATTTCGCGCTTTAGAGGAGTGAGCCTATGAATATTCTGGCCGTGGAGTCCTCCTGCGACGAGACCGCCGTGGCGGTGGTGCGGGACGGCCGCACCGTGCTCTCCGACGCCATCGCCTCCCAGGCGGACATGCACGCCCTGTACGGCGGCGTGGTGCCCGAGATCGCCTCCCGCAAGCACGTGGAGGCCATTGTGCCCCTGGCGGACGAGGCCCTGCGCCGGGCGGGCGTGGGGAAACAGGAGATTGACGCGGTGGCCGTCACCTACGCCCCGGGCCTGATCGGCGCGGTGCTGGTGGGGGTCAACTTCGCCAAGTCCGCCGCCTACGCCCTGGGGGCGCCCCTGGTGCCGGTGCACCACGTGCGCGGCCACATCGCCGCCAACTACATCGCCCATCCCGACCTGGAGCCCCCCTTCGTCTGCCTGTGCGTGTCCGGGGGGAACACCCTGATCGTGGACGTGCGGGACTACACCGATATGGAGATCATGGGCGCCACCCGGGACGACGCGGCGGGGGAGTGCTTCGACAAGGTGGCCCGGGTGCTGGGCATCGGCTACCCCGGCGGGGCCCCCATGGACAAGCTGGCCCAGGGCGGGGACGACGCGCGCTACGCCCTGCCCCGCGCCCACGTGGAGGGCGCGCCGCTGGATATGTCCTTCTCCGGGCTCAAGACGGCGGTGCTCAACCTGGCCCACAACGCCGCCCAGAAGGGGGAGGCGCTGGACCTGCCGGGGCTGGCGGCCTCCTTCGCCGCCGCGGTCAGCGATACCCTGGTGCCCAGGGCCATGCAGGCCGCCCGTGCGCGTGGCTACGGCAGGCTGGCGGTGGCGGGGGGCGTGGCGGCCAACACCCGCATCCGGGGCGACCTGGAGGCGGCCTGCCGCGCCTCGGGGGACAGGCTCTATCTGCCCCCGCTGTCCCTGTGCGGGGACAACGCGGCCATGATCGGCTGCCAGGGCTACTACGAATATCTGGCGGGAAAACGGGCGGGCATGGACCTGAACGCCTACGCCAACCGGGACATCGGGAGGGGCTGAGTTCAGCCCCTCCTTTTTTTGCAGGGGGATGCAGGCGTGGGTGCAGGCGGACGCGGCGGCGGGGAGGAAAAATGCGTTATGTATACTAAACTTGGCGGTGGGCGCGGGGCGGAGGCTGCGGTTGCGGGTTGTGGAAAAAACTGTGGAAAAGTGGACAAGTCCTTGGGGGAAAGGGGGGAGAGGGCGGTGGACAACCCGGTGGAGAATGTGCATAACTACTTGTAAAGGCGGTTATGCATTGAAATTATGTCTACTTGAAGGGTCAAAAGCCTTGCGGGAAATCGCGCTTTGAAGTGCGCGGATCCCGGCGTTCTACCCGAAATTCGGAATGTGGGCCCGGGCGAAATTCTCCGCCCAAGTCCAACATTTACCTGTACGCGCCCCGATTGTCAAAAAAGGCGTGCAGCTTTTCCGCCGCCTATACCCAGCGTATACGGGAAAAATACCGGCGGGACATTGACGGCGGGCCAAAAGTATGGTATGATTTTTTACTGTTGGAGCCCACAATTTTATCCGTGCTACTGTGGCTCAGTTGGTAGAGCAGCTGATTCGTAATCAGCAGGTCGGGGGTTCGAGTCCCCCCAGTAGCTCCAAAAAAGCTGTGAAATCATTGATTTCACAGCTTTTTTTGTATACAGAGGCCCGGCGGTACCATGACTTGCTTTTATTCGTCTCAACGTATATACTGTCATTATTAATATGGGGTGGAGGCGCGGCATGGACTACATAGCGGCGAAACAGGCGGCGGAGCGGTGGGGGATCTCCCTGCGGAGGGTGCAGAAGCTGTGCTCGGAGGGCCGTATCCCCGGCGTGGAGCGGGTGGGCCGGGATTGGCTGATCCCCAGGGACGCGGAGAAGCCCGCCGACGCGCGCAAGCGGGCGATAGCGGGGCAATAGAGAGGAAGCCACGATGAACAAGAGAGGATACGCGGCGCTGCTGGCGCTGCTGCTGTGCGCCGGCCTTCTCCGGCCGGCGGCGCTGGCGGCGGAGCCGCCGCCCACCCCGGACGGCGGGATCGCCGGGGAGCAGGCGCCGGAACCGTCCCCGGTGGAGGAGACGCCGCAGCCCTCCCGGGAGGAGCCCGGCGGACCGCCCCCGGAGGAGGCCCCCGCCTCCCCGGAGCCGGCGGAGGGCTGCAATACCATGGAGGAACTGGCGGCGCTGGTGGCGCTGGATGAGGGCGGCACGGTAAACGTTATAAACGACCTGACCCTGAACGAGGGCGACGACCTTTATATGACGGCCGTGCGCCCCGTCACCATCGACCTGGGAGGCCACGGTATCACGGTCCCCCAAGGGACCTCCCTGACCCTGGAGGGCCCCATCCGCCTGACGGGCCGGGGCGCGCCCAATCCGCTCCTGCGGGTGGAGGGCAGCCTGACCACCCGGCGGGGCGTGGAGCTGACGGCGGTGGGAGACGGCGCCGTGGCGGTGGAGCTCCTCCGGACGTGGAACGGCGGCTGGACCGGAGACTGGACTATGGAGGAGACCACGGTCAGCGCGGAAGGAACCCAAGCCTGCGCCGTCCACGCCACCGGCGGAGATACGCTGGAGCTTTACCGCGTGGAGCTGCGCGCCAGTGGTGAGCAGGCGGCCACCGTCTGCTCCGACGTGCCGGTGCGCCTCCTGTATGGCACGGTGGATGGAGCGGCAGAGGCCCCGGAGCTGACCCTGGACGCCTCGTCGGCAAATCCGATGCCGGCGGATGCCAAGGTGATCCAGCGGGTGGCGGGGCCGGGAGATAACCTCTCGGAAAACGGCCTGTGCCTCCCGGTGGATGCGACCGCGGAGGAGCTGGACGCACTGCTGGCGGACCGGCTGGGGGACAGCATCGGATACGCCCTGTACGACCGCGCAGGGGAGGCGGACGCGGTGTTCTATACGGCCCCCGGCGCCTGGTCCGGGGAGGCCGTGGACCTGACGCGACCCGGAACCTACTGGTTCACCGGCGTACCCGAGGAGGCGCAGTTGGGCGAAGTCACGCTGCCGGAGCGCCGGGCGCCCGTCCATGTGGTGGACTCCAATACCCCGTGGCTCATGGACGCCGAGCGGTTTGAGGAGAGCGTCTACCTGCGCTATTTCCGGGCCGTCGAGGGTGCTGGGGACTGGACGCTGTGGTACTCCATGGACGGCGGGGAGTGCTGGCGGGACGCCGCCGTACTGCCCGGCGCGGAGCTCACCGCCGGGGGCGCGCTGTTTGAGGCGCTGCCCGAAATGAACAGAACCTACCTCTTCCAACTGGAGGTCTTGGACGGGGACATGGCCGGGCGCTCCAACGTCCTGGTCTTTTCCTACTATGACGGCCGCCACTGGAACGGGGGCGGGGACTGGGACGGCGGAGATCGGGGCGACCAGGGGGAGCTGCCGCCCGCAAACGAGGTAATCCCGCCCCCGGCCATTGATCCGGAGGACACGCCCGCCACAGAGGATACGGCAGAGGAAGACAGTGAGTGGCCTGGACAGATTGGAAATCCGTCTCCCGCCCCTGATCCGAAGCCAGCGCCCACACCCAAGCCTGAGCCGCCCCCGGTGATCGTATGGGTGGAGACCGAACCGGAGCAGACGGAAGCGGACAATCCGTCTCCCATGGAGCCAACTCCTCCTCAGGAGCCGGAGCCCACGCAGCCCCCAATGGAGACACCCCCCGCGCAGAACGCCCCGCCCGCACCAACGCCCAGCCTCACGCCAGCCCCCGCGCCGCAGCTCCCGGAGGAGGCCACACTGACCCTGACGGCGGCGGAGCTGCGGGACCAGCTCCAGGCCAATCCCGCCGGGGTGACGCTGATCGGCGGCGGTTTCAAGGTGTTCCTGCCCGCCGCCCTGCTGGAGCAGACAGCGGAGGGCTTCGCCGCCCGGCTGGACCAGCCCGCGCCCGGCCAATTTGAGATTCGCCTCTGGGCGGACGGCAAAGAGATCGCGGGCTTTGAGCACGGGGTCTTTACCGCCACCGTCCCGGCGGCGCTCCCGGAGGGCGGGTCTCTCTCCTGCACGGCCCCGGACGGCACTGCGATTCCGGCATCCTCCGCCGAGGAGGGCCGGGCGGAGTTTACCCTCACCGCCACCGGCCTCTATACCCTCTCCGCCGCGCCGCCGGAGCCGGTTCCCACGCACGCGCCAACGCCCGCCCCAACGGCTGAGCCGGCATCCCCCGCGCCGGAGCGGAGGGAGCCGCGGGCTTCGGTCCTGCCCCTGACCCTGTGCGGGGCCTTGGTTTTGGCGGTGGCGGGAGTCCTCCTGCTGAAACGGAGGGGCGGCCGATGAACAGAAAGAAGAAATGGCTGCCCCTGCTCCTGACCCTGGCCCTGTGCGCGAGCTGTCTGGCCTGCTGGCTCTGCTACCGATACGACAACAAGTACACCGCCCCACGGCCCCAGGCCAACATGGGGGTCACCCGGCTGGACATGGACTGGTACGACGGACACCCCCTCTTGTACCTGGCGGACGGCTGGTCCTTCTACCAAGGTAAGCTGCTCACCCCGGAGGAGCTGCCCGGCCACTCCCCGGACGCCTACTTCTATATTGGCCGCTACGGCGGCTTCGATCTGGGAGACCCAAATGCCAACCCCCACGGCCGGGGCACCTACCGGGCGGTGGTACTGCTGGACGGCGTGCCCCGGCAGTACGCCCTGGAGCTGACGCCCATCTCCTCCCGCTGGCGGCTGTGGATCAACGGGGAGCTGATGCGCAGCGTGGGCGTGGGGGACGAAAATGCCCCCGCTCCGGCCCAAACCATGGTGACCTTTGCAGCCGCCG
It includes:
- a CDS encoding DNA-binding protein, producing MDYIAAKQAAERWGISLRRVQKLCSEGRIPGVERVGRDWLIPRDAEKPADARKRAIAGQ
- the tsaD gene encoding tRNA N6-adenosine threonylcarbamoyltransferase; this encodes MNILAVESSCDETAVAVVRDGRTVLSDAIASQADMHALYGGVVPEIASRKHVEAIVPLADEALRRAGVGKQEIDAVAVTYAPGLIGAVLVGVNFAKSAAYALGAPLVPVHHVRGHIAANYIAHPDLEPPFVCLCVSGGNTLIVDVRDYTDMEIMGATRDDAAGECFDKVARVLGIGYPGGAPMDKLAQGGDDARYALPRAHVEGAPLDMSFSGLKTAVLNLAHNAAQKGEALDLPGLAASFAAAVSDTLVPRAMQAARARGYGRLAVAGGVAANTRIRGDLEAACRASGDRLYLPPLSLCGDNAAMIGCQGYYEYLAGKRAGMDLNAYANRDIGRG